CCGAAATAGCATTAAGGTAAACCGGCATCGTAGCAGTCAGCGTTTTCCCTTCCCCAGTCTTCATTTCGGCAATGTTACCTTCGTGTAGCACAATGCCTCCCATGATTTGGACCCGGAATGGAGTCATTCCCAAGACTCGACGGGCTCCTTCCCGAGCAACTGCAAAAGCTTCTGGAAGTAAGTCGTCTAAACTAGTTCCGTTTTGATAACGTTTTTTAAATTCCGGCGTTTTCGCCTGTAATTCAGCATCACTGAGCTCCCGGTATTCTTCCGAGTAGGAACTAACCTGATCGGCAATTTTGCCCAGCTGTTTAATGCGGCGGTTATCGCTTTCCACCCATTTTTTTAGTACGTTTGTTGTCATGCTTTCAATCTCCTTGATGTTTCTTGATTGTTTGCTGGCGGTTTTTAGTTAGATACTTTTTATTCTAACATTTTCTGTGCCTAATTAAAAATTACTCTTCTCGCATTTAAAGAAGAGGAAAGCTCCCAAAAATTAGCTTTTGAGAGCCCTAATTTAATAACAACCCGCCTTAACTTTCAGTCGTAATCTGGCCATAATGACCGTCGTTACGCCGATAAATGATGTTAATGGTTTCATTATTAATGTCTTTATAGATGTAAAAATCATGATTTAGTAAATTCATTTGTAAAATGGCGGTTTCTGAGTCCATCTGTTTTAACGGGATCCGTTTCTTACGGACCACGTCTAACGTCATCGTCGGAGCTTCTTTGTCCAAGAACAGCGCCGGATGACCACTCCGTTGGGCGTGTTGATTCACGTTATTGCGATAGCGTTCAATCTGACTCATAATCTGATCCACCGCGTTACTGATACTAGTGGCAATGGCATTCGTTGTTGCCTCTCCCCGTAATAGTAAAAACGGGAAAATAATTGTAATCTCAGCTTTAATCAAGTGATTTGGATAGCTAACTAGGTTGACGTGGGCGACCGCGGAAACTCCATCCGCTAACTCCGTATTGATTTGTTCAATTTGGCTCCCAATGGTCTGTCGAACCTCATCCGTAATGTCGACATCATCGCCACGAACGTTAAAAGATAACATGATGTAAATCCCCTTCACTTGTTCCCGCACATTGAATCTACTAGTTTAATTATAGTTAATTACGCGAAAAATAACAATCAATTACCGTGCGAGCGTTACGCTACGCACCTGGATCACTCCATTTTGTGATAACAATTGCTGGGCCTGATGCAGTGTTTGTCCCGTTGTGTACACGTCGTCCACCAAACAGACGGAACCCCCTTGAAGTTGGGCAACTACGGCAGGATTAATAGCGAAGGGTTGCCACGTTTGCATCCGTTCTCGCCGACTTCGTTGGTGTTGACTGATCGTTTTCGGCTTCGCCACCAACGCAGACACCCAATCCACATCCGTTAACCATCCCTCAACCTGGTTAAACTTCCGTTGCTGCCGTTGTTTTGCGGTCACTGGAATCGGTACAATCAATGCTCCTGCATTCACTACGCATTGTTCCAATCGGGCTTTCACCAGTAGCCGTAGCGCATAATCACCCTGAAACTTATATCGGTCCAAGTACTCCTGCATCAAACCATGATAGGGATAAAGCGCCTGATTCTTGAGCGCGACAAATCCCCGCTCGTTCCACGCCCGACAGTCCCCACAAACCAGTTCATCCGTTTGAAACCGACCACATTGCGGGCACTGGGGCTGTTCGGGTGGTTCAAAAAGTGGTTGGCAGCGGTGACACAGCTTAGGAGCCTGGTAGGAATGCAAACTAAAGAGCCAAGCCACGGTCAATGGTGTCCGTATCTGGTTATCACACCACAAGCAACGTTCAAGCATCTGCACAAGCCCCCTTTCGGTTCATCTGGGCAATTTGGTGGCGCGCATGGCGCACGTTTTTGGCATAGCCACTCACGATGCAATCAACCTGACCGGTGGGCCGAGTGGATTTACGACCAACTCTGCCCGCCATTTGCACTAACGAAGCTACCGAAAAGACTTGATCATCACCACCCAGGATAATCACATCAATCCCAGGAAAAGTAACCCCTCGTTCTAAAATCGTGGTGGTCACTAAAAATAAAACTTCTCGGTTCCGCATCCGTTCGACCTTGTTAATCCGCGCTGGATCCCCTGCGTACACGGTTTCCCAACATGGAGTTCCCACCACGTGGCGGCGTAAATAACGATCAATTGGATCTAAATCACGAATGCGGGGCACAAATAGTAAGAAAGGGTGGCGGTCCTGAACCTTGGCATGAATTAGTCGCCGTAACACCCAGGGTAATTGACCATTCTGAAGCTGCTTCCGCCACCGAAAAGCCACCCGCCAGTTAATTTGGGGTAACGGATGACCGTGAAATCGCCGTGGCAAATAGGCGGTCTGCCCCTGGTACTTTCGCTGGAGTCGGAAACTGGGGGTTGCAGTCATTAACAGGCAACTCCCCGTTGGTTTGAGCGCTCGATGAGCTGCCTGTTCAAGCATGGGATTATTGGCATACGGAAAAGCATCCACCTCGTCTAAGATCAAGACGTCAAAAGCTGCTTGAAAACGGAGCAATTGGTGAGTCGTACCGATGGTTAATTGCCGATATACGTACCCCGTTTCGGTGTGACCATGCAGTAGCGCAATCGGAATCGTGGGAAAAACGGCTTGGTAACGCGGATAAAGTTCCCCACACACATCAACTCGAGGGGCAGCCACTGCCACTCGCAAACCGTGTTGTAACGCCCAGGCAATCCCTGGAAAGGAAATCTCAGTCTTACCAGCCCCCGTTACTGCCCACAGCAGTTGATTCCGATGAGCTTGAAAACCCCGCTGCACCTGCCTGGCACAAGCTTGTTGTTGCGCAGTCAGCTTCCCGCTCCATACTAAAGGATTTGGCGTTGGTGGAAAGGCATTTGGTTCTGCCTGACTCACCAACTGCATGGAACTATCTACTCGACCTAAGTTCAGGCAATTCCGGCAGTAGTAATCACCACTCGGGAGCTGGTGTCCGCTTTTTTCACAATCCGTTTGGCATCGGTTACAATGAAGGGTGCTCGGACCGACTTCAATCGCTGCTTGTTGCTGAAATTGATCAGTGGGTAAAGCCCGTGCCACCGCAGTTGGCAGCGGCACTAAGCGGCCCCAGAAGGTTTGCTCGTCCATTTATATTTCACCTCTATAATTTAGATACGGAAAGGAGCTCAACATGGATCAACCATTTTTAACGATTGCCCACGCCGGTAATCACGAAATCACCATCAAAAAATCCAAGTTCATCGCTAACATCGCTCGAGTTAGCACAGAAGCTGAGGCCATAAACTTCATTCAACAAGTTCAAACCGATCACAAAAAGGCCACCCATAACTGTTTTGCCTACGTACTGGGCGAAACCAATCAGGTGCAACGTGAAAGTGACAACGGCGAACCCAGCGGCACGGCCGGGGTTCCCATTCTAGAGGTCATCAAAAAAAATCAACTCCACAACGTCGCAATTGTGGTCACCCGGTACTTTGGAGGCATCAAGTTGGGCGCCGGGGGGCTCATCCGCGCTTATAGTGGTTCAGCAGCCCAAGTGATTGAGGCCGTAGGCATTGTGGAACGGGTGACCCACGAGGTCCTCAAAATTACCGTAGACTACAAAAATTACGACCAACTGAACTACTTTTTAACCACCCACGACTTCCAAATCATGGACGCGGATTATCAAGCCGACGTCACCGTGACCACGTCCGTGGCGGACAGTGCTTTAGACCAATTTCAAACTGATTTACAAAATCTACTAGCGGGGAACATGCAAATTAAGTCCGAAGGAACCCAATTCGTTGAACGCCCCGTCCCTAATTCCCAGGAATGATTGCGTTTACATTTAGCTCTGGTATACTATTAATAGTAAAAAGATTCCAATTTTGAAAGGAGTATTGCGATGTCAACTAAAGATGTAAAAAACACCCAAGACACCTCAAAGGCAGCTCCCATCCTAGTACAGATGGGTATTTATGCAGTAATTTTATTCGTTTCGTACATAATTTCATCCCTCTTTCCCAAGAACTTTCCCGTTCCAGCGTCAGTAGTGGGATTAGTGATTCTCTACCTCCTCTTAACCTTTCACGTTATCAAACCCCTCCACGTGGAAAAGGTGGGAAACTTTTTAATTAGCATTTTGGCCTTTCTCTTCGTTCCTTCCGGAATCCAACTGGCCGCTGACTTAGACATCATGAAAAAGTCAGGACTACAGATGGTGGTCATGATTTTCATTTCCACGGTCGTGATGCTGATTTCGGTTTCCCTGGTAGCCACGGTTTTGATTTGGTTACGAAACCGGTTTTTCCCAGTAAAGGAGTAAGTCGCAATGAAAATGGAATTAATTAAATTTTTGGGCACGCCGATGTTCGGAATTGCCCTCTCCCTACTAGTTTTCCTATTAGGGACCTTCTTATTTAAAAAATCCAAGGGATTCTTTCTCTTTCAACCGCTGTTCGTCAGCATGGTGTTAGGAATTTTCATCCTGTGGTTAATCGCCAAAGTCACAAATCTGGACGTGACTTGGGTTTACAAAAACCTTTACAAGCCTGGTGGTGACATCATTTTTTGGTTCATCTATCCAGCCACGATTGCCTTTGCGATTCCGTTGTTTAAACGAAACGACATCGTCAAGAAGTACTGGCTGGAGATTCTCCTCTCGCTCGTAATTGGATTATCAATTTCAGTGGTCATCATGTACTTCGTTTCCAAACTATTGGGACTCAACAACGCCGGGATTGCTTCGATGCTCCCACAAGCCGCTACAACAGCCGTCGCCATGCCAATTGCCGCTGGGATTCACGGAATTCCGGCCATCACAGCCATGGCCTGCATCTTAAACGCCGTAATCATCTACGCCATCGGAGACTGGTTGATTAAAATCTTCCGCCTCAAGAACCCGATTGGAGTGGGATTAGGTTTAGGAACTGCTGGTCACACGCTAGGTTCGGCCAAAGCGTTAGAACTCGGTGAAGTCCAAGGGTCCATGGCCGCTATCTCTGTCGTTATTATCTCGATTGTGGTTGACGTCGTCGTACCGCTCTTTGCCAACTTGGTTCACATTTAAACTAAAGCGAACATCAGCCCAAGCCTCCCTAAAGTTAGCTTTTAGGGGGGCTTTTTTTGCTGTAATTGCACTTCAAGCATGCACCAAAAACAAAAAGAACGGCTTCTGCGGTGAGCGGAAGCCGTCCTTTTCAGGTAAACAATTTAGCAATAATTAGTTACTCAAATGGTAATTGTAAGTTGAAACAATGATGTTTTGTCGTGAATTCAAGGCCGCCCGTAACCGGACTCCAGTCTGGTTATGCAGCACTTGTTGCCATGGTTTCCGCGGGACGAATTGCGGAACCAAGACGGTCGTGGAGTAGTTAATATCATCATCCTTCCGGGCCATTACATCACAGAACCGCAGCACTGGATCATTCAATGACCGGTACGAAGTATGGATGTTAACAAACCGGATATCCGGATATTCACTCTTGAATTGATTTTCAATCTTGTTTTCCTTGTCCGGATCGGAAGCAAAGGAAACGTGGACTGCGACCACTTGATCTGCAATCGAGTTGGCATAACTGATGGCCTGGCGGGTCACCTGGGTAACATTTCCGACCAACACGATAACTGTAGAACCCTCATATTCCCGAATCTGAACGGATTCATTCTTATTGTGAACCCGTAACTGCCGCGCTACTTGCTGGTAGTGATTGTGAACCCGGTAGAACATGTACAAGATCAACGGCATGATGATCAGGTACGGCCAAACTTCCTTGAAGTGCAGTGCAAACAAGAACAGCACTAACATAACCGAAATTCCAGCCCCAATCAGGTTAATGAACATCTTACCCGGCCAGAAGCCTTCCTTGTGGTGCAACCAATGCACAATCATTCCGGATTGAGATAGTGTGAATGGTACAAACACCCCAACCGCGTACAGTGGAATCAGGAGGTTCGTTTTCCCGTTAAAGATCCAGATTAAAACGATGGCTCCAATGGCCAGCGAAATAATCCCGTTGGAGTAACCCAACCGGTCCCCCTTATCGAGGTAGGCATGGGGCAGATACTTGTCTTTGGCCATGTTGTAAGCCAAGATGGGAAAGGCTGAGAATCCAGTGTTGGCAGCAACAGCCAGAATCAAGGCCGTTGCTAGTTGTAACATGTAGTAGAAGAACCCGTGGCCAAAGACGCCCGTCCCGATTTGAGACAGCACCGTATCCTTAGCGTTCGGGATAATGCCCATGTAGTAACTTAAGAACGTGATGGAACCAAAGAAGATGGCCAAGATGATTGCCATTAAAGCCAAAGTATTGGAAGCATTCTTCCGGTTCGGTTGCTTAAAGTTGGGCACTGCGTTACTGATGGCTTCCACTCCGGTTAAGGAAGCAGACCCGGCCGAAAAGGCTTTAAAGAACATTAACAGGGTCATCCCCTTCACGGAGGCCGTGATTGGTGCTGCAGCATGATAGGTAATCTTCCCCGTTAAAATGTTATACCCACCAACGATAATCATTAGAATAATCATCAAAATGAAAAGGTAAACGGGCAACACTAGGAAGGACGCCGAATCACGCATCCCCCGCAGGTTCAAGACCATGATGAACAGCACAATCAGAATCGCAATCGGAACCTGATAGTGATACAGGCTGGGAATTGCTGAGGTAATCGCTTCCGTTCCAGAGGTCGTAGACACCGCCACGGTCAACATGTAGTCAACCAGTAGCGAGCCCCCGGCCACTAGCCCAGCGCCTTCACCCCAGTTACTCCGAGCCACCACGTAAGCTCCCCCACCAGAGGGGTAAGCATAAATAATTTGCCGGTAGGACAAAGTAATGGCGGCCAGAAGAATTAACACCAACAACGCAACCCACATTTGGTACATAAGGGCTGCCGTTGAGAGCGTAATCAAGACTGCCGTAATCTGTTCCGTTCCGTAAGCCACTGATGATAACGCGTCTGACGACAACAGGGCTAATCCCTTAAAAATGGTAAGGGATTGCCCTGATTCATCGGTACTTTTCAGCGGTCGGCCAATAATTAAACGTTTTAAATATCGCCACATGAAACTGTACTCCTATATCTTGAATTTGCTAACTAGCATTTTTATACAACTGCTACTATACTCCGACTGCCCGTTTCCGACAACAAAAAAAGAGAAGTTTACTAGAGTAAACTTCTCTTTAATTAATTAAATTACATCATGCCAGGCATTCCTTGTGCCATGGCCGGATTATCGTTGCCGCCATCTTCCTTTGGTTCTTCCGCAACCACAGCTTCAGTGGTCAACAATAAGGAAGAAACAGACGCAGCGTTTTGTAAGGCAGACCGACTAACCTTGGTTGGGTCAACTACACCGGCGGCAATCATGTCTTCGTACTTGTCGTCCGCAGCATTGTACCCAATTCCTGGTTTTTCTTGTTTCAAGTGGTCCACAATCACAGCACCATCTACCCCAGCGTTTTCAGCAATTTGCTTAACCGGAGCTTCCAGAGCCCGACGCACGATGTCAATCCCGGTTTGTTCGTCGCCTTCTGCTTCTACGGCAGCCACATCGTTTAAGATGTTGATGAAGGCCGTTCCACCACCGGGAACAAATCCTTCCTCTACGGCGGCCCGAGTGGCGTTCAAGGCGTCTTCAATCCGGTACTTGCGTTCTTTCAATTCGGTTTCCGTAGCAGCACCAACTTTGATAACGGCTACTCCACCAGCTAATTTAGCCAAACGTTCTTGCAACTTATCTCTGTCAAAGTCAGAGTTGGTAGCAGCAATTTGACCCTTAATTTCGGCAACGCGTTGAGCAATGGCATCCTTGTCCCCCTTACCTTCCACGATGGTCGTCGAATCTTTCGTAACGTTTACTTTATTGGATTGTCCAAGTTGATCAACTGTGGTGTCCTTCAATTCTAAGCCGAGGTCGTCACTAATGACAGTCGCACCAGTTAAGGTTGCGATGTCTTGTAATTGAGCCTTCCGGCGGTCACCAAAACCAGGAGCCTTAACAGCAACCACGTTGAAGGTCCCCCGCATCTTGTTCAGAACCAAGGTTGGGAGCACTTCGCCACCAATGTCATCGGCAATCATCAGCAACGAACGACCTTGTTCCACAACTGATTGCAACAACGGCATGATGTCTTGCATATTGTTAATCTTCTTGTCGGTGATTAAGATGTAAGGATTGTCTAAATCAGCTTCCATTTTTTCTTGATCAGTGACCATGTATTGGGACATGTAACCACGATCAAATTCCATTCCTTCCACCACGTCCAAGCTGGTTTCTACTCCCTTGGAGTCTTCGATGGTAATTACCCCATCGTTTCCAACTTTTTCCATGGCATCGGCAATCAAACTACCCACTTGTTCGCTAGCAGAAGAAATCGAAGCGATTTGGGCAATATCATCTTTGTTTTCCACCTTGTGGCTCATCTTGTGTAAGCTATCAACGGCTGCTTTCGTGGCCTTTTCAATTCCGCGACGAACGCCCACTGGATTAGCACCGGCCGTCACGTTTTTCATTCCTTCTTTAACGATGGCTTGGGTTAAAACCGTAGCCGTCGTAGTTCCGTCCCCAGCAACATCGTTCGTCTTGGATGCTACCTCAGAAACTAACTTAGCCCCCATATTTTCAAAGTGATCAGGTAAACTAATTGCCTTAGCAATCGTAACCCCATCGTTGGTAATCGTTGGGTCGCCAGCAGTTTCTTCCAAGACTACGTTCCGACCCTTTGGTCCCATCGTTGTTTTAACTGTGTCAGCTAACTTGTCGACCCCTTTGAGCATGGCGCTCCGAGCGTCATCAGAAAACTTTAATTCTTTAGCCATTTTCATTCACCTCATGTTTAATTAATTTGAACTTGCTATTTCAGCCTAATTGTTAAATTATTTAACGATTGCGAGGAGGTCACTTTCGTGCATCACAAGATATTCTTGATCTCCATCGTTAACTTTAGTTCCGGCGTACTTATCAAACATCACAACGTCACCTTCACTAACTACGGGAGCAACTTTTTCACCGTTATCAAGTACTCGCCCCGTTCCAACCGCTACGACTTTTCCTTGGGTTGGTTTTTCCTTAGCGTTTTCAGCTAATACAATACCACCAACCGTTTCTTCCGGTTGGTCTTGAATTGCAATAATGACACGATCTCCAATTGGTTGTAACATCATTAATCCCTCCAATAAAGTAACGTTTTAGCACTCAAACTCATCAAGTGCTAATTACATTATTAAATATAAGCTCCTTCGAATTTAAATGCAAGAATTTAGTTCAAAAAAAGAGTTCCTATTTCCGGAACCCTTAGTCATCGTTGCCATGATCATAATGATCGATGAAATAAATTAAAGTTTGCAGTTCATTAGTGAGATCCACATTGTGCACCCGAATCCCATCGGGAACGTTTAAACGTCGGGAGGTAAAGTTCAAGATGCCCTTCACGCCTGCTTCTGAAACCTGATCAGCCACATCCTGAGCCACATTAGTCGGAACAGTTAAAATGACCACGCTAATCTGCTGGTCCCGGAGTTGTTTAATCATCTGATCCATGGGATAAATCGGCACCCCACCTTGAATCGTGTTGACGTTTTTGGGATTTACGTCAAAGGCGGCAGAAATCCGAATGTTACTGTCCTGGTGAAAGTTAAAATTTAATAGCGCGTGCCCGAGGTTTCCGACTCCAACTAACGCTACGTTGGTTAAACGGTCCTGGTGCAGGATGTTTTTGAAGAATTCCAAGAGGTTCGTAACGTCGTACCCATAACCCCGTTTTCCCAAGGCTCCAAAGTACGAAAAATCGCGCCGAATCGTTGCCGAATCCACGTGAATGGCATCGGCCAGTTCCGTCGATGAAACCCGTGTCTTTCCTCCATCGTGTAAAATATTTAAGTAACGATAATAAAGTGGTAGCCGTTTTGCGGTTGCACGGGGAATCTTCACTTCTGCCATTTGCTGATGGCCTCCTTCAAATTAGTCGTTCTACTCTTAATCTCATTTTACCACAAACTATGCGCTTGTGAATTTTTTCGTTAGACCGGCAATGATTCCCGACTTGATTGGAATGTTCAACTAAAAAAGATGCTTCTTTTTCAAATTCAACCCGCTTAGTTAATTCCATTAGGTTTGTGAATGATTTCATCTCGGTTTTACTTAGCAAACCACAAAATATGATAAGATTACGGCAGGAGGAAGCACAATGATTATTTTACAGGCACAACACCTGACCAAACGCTTTAACGGGACGCCCATTTTTGACGACCTTAATTTAACCATCGATGATCACAGTCATATCGGACTCGTAGGTCAAAACGGGGCAGGAAAATCAACCTTATTAAAGCTACTGGTTGATCCTAAAACCGCTAGTGATGGACACGTAACGATTAAACAAGGACTGTCAATTGGGTACCTCCCCCAAAATACAGGGTTACATTCTGACCGGACCATTGAGGCCGAATTAGAACTCCCCTTTGCACGTTTAATTAAAATGGAAACTCGAATTCACGAATTAGAAACCGAAATGAGTCAACCAGCGGTCATTGCTGATCCTGAGAAACTGGCGGCCATTTCCAAAACCTACGATCAATTACAAGCAGATTTCAAGCGCGACAATGGCTATGGCTATCACGCTGAAATTCGAACCGTCATGAGTGCTTTTGGGTTTTCAACTGCTGACCAAAACCGACCGATTAATGAACTTTCCGGAGGTCAACAAACTCGGGTGGCCCTGGCAAAACTGCTATTAGAAAAACCAGACCTTCTGATTCTCGACGAACCGACCAACCACATTGACATGGAGACCACGGCCTGGCTTGAAAACTTTCTCAAGTCTTATAGTGGCGCCCTGTTGGTGGTTTCCCATGATCGGTACTTCTTGGATCAAGTGGTTAATGAAATTTACGACCTCGAAAACGGCCGGTTGACCCACTACTCGGGAAACTATAGCTTTTTTGTAAAGGAAAAACAGCACCAGTTAGAGATTGCCGCCAAGAAATACGAAAAACAACAGCACCAAATCAAAAAAGACGAGGAGTTCATCCAAAAAAACATGGTCCGCGCTTCGACCACCAAACGAGCTCAATCCCGCCAAAAGCAATTGGCAAAAATCGAACGGGTTGAAAAACCGCATCCCCAACATGCGACCGCCCGCTTCCAATTCCATCCGAACCGTAAAAGTGGTGAGGTCGTGCTCGACGTAGAAAAGCTGGGCATCGGCTACCAAACAGAACTTAGTTACCCCATCGACTTCCACTTAAAACGCGGTCAACGGGTCGCCATCTTTGGACCTAACGGAGTCGGAAAATCCACGCTATTAAAAACAATTGTGGGTGAAATTCCCCCACTGCGAGGAACCATCAACTTTGGCACTGGCGTCCAAATCGGGTACTACGACCAACAACAGGCCCGCCTGCATCCTGAAAAAGACGTGCTTCATGAACTTTGGGATGACTATCCGACCACGCCAGAACGAGAAATTCGCTCCATCTTAGGCAGTTTTCTTTTTAGTGGGAATGCGGTCGAAAAACAGGTTGCCAACCTTTCTGGTGGGGAACGAGCCCGGTTGCTATTGACTAAACTTTCGATGCAACACGATAACTTCCTAATTCTGGACGAACCAACCAATCACCTCGACGTTGACAGCATCAACGTTTTGGAAAAGGCCCTGTTGGAATTTCAGGGTACGATTCTCTTTGTCTCTCACGACCGGTACTTTATCAATCAATTAGCGACCCACATCGTGGAATTGAGTGCGGATGGCTCCACCACCTACATGGGGAACTATGATTACTACACGGCTAAAAAAGCAGAAGAAGCAGAAATTGCGGCTCACGAACAGTCAGAAGCAGCTCCCGCGCCCAGCGAGCCGGTTTCAGAAAAAAAGCAACAGTTCCAACGCCAAAAGGACGTCCAACGCCAACGCCGCAAATTAGAACGATCCGTACAGGACTTAGAAAAACAACTGGGTCAGCTAGAGGAACAAGTAACTCAGGTTCAAACTGACATGACCCAGCCGGAAAACTACCAAGATCCAGAACGGAGTCAACAGCTCCAGGAACAACTCCACCAACTCCAATCCGAACAACAACGAGTGGAAAATGAGTGGGAAACCGCGAGTGTGGATCTCGAAGAACTTAACGAAGCTTAAAAAAACTCCCCGTCGGCGTCACGCTGACAAGGAGTTTTATTTATGACTATTTTAATAGTAGCAGGGAAAAATGAATCAATAGGGATAGAACTCCTAAGATACAAGCCCCCCGTTTGTCCTGATACTTAGTAAAACTAGCGTAACAAAACGTGAGGACTAGGACTTTGAGAGCTGCTGTGAGGATAGGCGTATTGATGTGAAATAATCCGGTCACTAATATGGTAATGGCATCCGCAATCAAAATGGCAAAACCCATTGCCACAAACAAGGCTTGAACATTTAATTTCCGGGAAAGCATTTTTAAAACCAGCCAATTAACTAAATAAGTGACTCCGAATCCCACGGTGGAAACAAATAAAACCAAGAACAGCTGGAAAAACGTAAACTGCAGGTCCGAAAAATGAGCCAGGTTCTTAACACCTAGTAAGGTGGTTCTTCCTATCAAAAACTTAGCACTGGTAAAGTACAAGACAACGTTCGGACATAAAACACTGATAACAAAAAATAGCAGGTAAGTTGGCCACGACCAGCGTTGGTTTGCTTGCTCTTCCATCTAAAATTCCTCCTGATTAAGCACCGTTGCTTAGCATTCTTTATAGTTTAACAGGCAATGTTTTTCAAAACAATTACTACTAGTTAGTTGCTAACTTTAATTTAAGATTAAAACTAAAAGAGGAACGCAGTTGCGCTCCTCTTTTAGTTTGATAACGTTTTAAAATTAATCATCATACTTAATGTTTCGGCACATAGCGGCGATGCCACACTACAGCTCCGACCACAATTGCCACTAAAACAATCCCCCCAATCACCCACGGTAAGATGCTGTGATGTGTCTTAGTTTTAGTTTTAGCTTGATCTTGATTCGTTTTTTTCGT
This genomic stretch from Fructilactobacillus carniphilus harbors:
- the groL gene encoding chaperonin GroEL (60 kDa chaperone family; promotes refolding of misfolded polypeptides especially under stressful conditions; forms two stacked rings of heptamers to form a barrel-shaped 14mer; ends can be capped by GroES; misfolded proteins enter the barrel where they are refolded when GroES binds) is translated as MAKELKFSDDARSAMLKGVDKLADTVKTTMGPKGRNVVLEETAGDPTITNDGVTIAKAISLPDHFENMGAKLVSEVASKTNDVAGDGTTTATVLTQAIVKEGMKNVTAGANPVGVRRGIEKATKAAVDSLHKMSHKVENKDDIAQIASISSASEQVGSLIADAMEKVGNDGVITIEDSKGVETSLDVVEGMEFDRGYMSQYMVTDQEKMEADLDNPYILITDKKINNMQDIMPLLQSVVEQGRSLLMIADDIGGEVLPTLVLNKMRGTFNVVAVKAPGFGDRRKAQLQDIATLTGATVISDDLGLELKDTTVDQLGQSNKVNVTKDSTTIVEGKGDKDAIAQRVAEIKGQIAATNSDFDRDKLQERLAKLAGGVAVIKVGAATETELKERKYRIEDALNATRAAVEEGFVPGGGTAFINILNDVAAVEAEGDEQTGIDIVRRALEAPVKQIAENAGVDGAVIVDHLKQEKPGIGYNAADDKYEDMIAAGVVDPTKVSRSALQNAASVSSLLLTTEAVVAEEPKEDGGNDNPAMAQGMPGMM
- the groES gene encoding co-chaperone GroES — encoded protein: MLQPIGDRVIIAIQDQPEETVGGIVLAENAKEKPTQGKVVAVGTGRVLDNGEKVAPVVSEGDVVMFDKYAGTKVNDGDQEYLVMHESDLLAIVK
- a CDS encoding redox-sensing transcriptional repressor Rex, producing the protein MAEVKIPRATAKRLPLYYRYLNILHDGGKTRVSSTELADAIHVDSATIRRDFSYFGALGKRGYGYDVTNLLEFFKNILHQDRLTNVALVGVGNLGHALLNFNFHQDSNIRISAAFDVNPKNVNTIQGGVPIYPMDQMIKQLRDQQISVVILTVPTNVAQDVADQVSEAGVKGILNFTSRRLNVPDGIRVHNVDLTNELQTLIYFIDHYDHGNDD
- the abc-f gene encoding ribosomal protection-like ABC-F family protein, coding for MIILQAQHLTKRFNGTPIFDDLNLTIDDHSHIGLVGQNGAGKSTLLKLLVDPKTASDGHVTIKQGLSIGYLPQNTGLHSDRTIEAELELPFARLIKMETRIHELETEMSQPAVIADPEKLAAISKTYDQLQADFKRDNGYGYHAEIRTVMSAFGFSTADQNRPINELSGGQQTRVALAKLLLEKPDLLILDEPTNHIDMETTAWLENFLKSYSGALLVVSHDRYFLDQVVNEIYDLENGRLTHYSGNYSFFVKEKQHQLEIAAKKYEKQQHQIKKDEEFIQKNMVRASTTKRAQSRQKQLAKIERVEKPHPQHATARFQFHPNRKSGEVVLDVEKLGIGYQTELSYPIDFHLKRGQRVAIFGPNGVGKSTLLKTIVGEIPPLRGTINFGTGVQIGYYDQQQARLHPEKDVLHELWDDYPTTPEREIRSILGSFLFSGNAVEKQVANLSGGERARLLLTKLSMQHDNFLILDEPTNHLDVDSINVLEKALLEFQGTILFVSHDRYFINQLATHIVELSADGSTTYMGNYDYYTAKKAEEAEIAAHEQSEAAPAPSEPVSEKKQQFQRQKDVQRQRRKLERSVQDLEKQLGQLEEQVTQVQTDMTQPENYQDPERSQQLQEQLHQLQSEQQRVENEWETASVDLEELNEA